From a single Aythya fuligula isolate bAytFul2 chromosome 16, bAytFul2.pri, whole genome shotgun sequence genomic region:
- the MAFB gene encoding transcription factor MafB, with product MAGELSIGAELPTSPLAMEYVNDFDLMKFDVKKEPLGRNDRSGRHCTRLQPAGSVSSTPISTPCSSVPSSPSFSPTEQKTHLEDLYWMANSYQQMNPEALNLTPEDAVEALIGSHQVSQQLQGFESFRAHHHHHHHHHQHHHQYPAVTHEDLAGSGHPHHHHHHHHQASPTPSTSSNSSQQLQNSHQQHPPSSSVEDRFSDDQLVSMSVRELNRHLRGFTKDEVIRLKQKRRTLKNRGYAQSCRYKRVQQKHHLENEKTQLIQQVEQLKQEVTRLARERDAYKLKCEKLASNGFREAGSTSDNPSSPEFFM from the coding sequence ATGGCCGGAGAGCTCAGCATCGGAGCCGAGCTGCCCACCAGCCCCCTGGCCATGGAGTATGTCAACGACTTCGACCTGATGAAGTTCGACGTGAAGAAGGAGCCCCTGGGCAGGAACGACCGCTCGGGCAGGCACTGCACCCGCCTGCAGCCTGCCGGCTCCGTCTCGTCCACCCCCATCAGCactccctgcagctctgtgccctcCTCGCCCAGCTTCAGCCCTACCGAGCAGAAGACCCACTTGGAGGACCTGTACTGGATGGCCAACAGCTACCAGCAGATGAACCCCGAGGCGCTGAACCTCACCCCGGAGGACGCGGTCGAAGCCCTCATTGGGTCCCACCAGGTGTCCCAGCAGCTGCAAGGCTTTGAGAGCTTCCGGGCCcaccaccatcatcatcatcaccatcaccaacaccaccaccagTACCCCGCGGTCACTCATGAAGACCTGGCCGGCAGCGGGCACCCTCACCACcatcatcatcaccaccaccaGGCCTCTCCCaccccttccacctcctccaactcctcccagcagctccagaactcgcaccagcagcatcccccctCCAGCAGCGTGGAAGACCGGTTCTCCGATGACCAGCTGGTCTCCATGTCCGTGAGGGAGCTCAACAGGCACCTCCGAGGCTTCACCAAAGACGAGGTGATCCGCCTCAAGCAGAAGAGGAGGACCTTGAAGAACAGGGGCTATGCCCAGTCCTGCAGGTACAAACGTGTCCAGCAGAAACACCACCTGGAGAATGAAAAGACCCAGCTCATTCAGCAGGTGGAACAGCTCAAGCAAGAAGTGACCCGGCTCGCCAGAGAGAGAGACGCCTACAAGCTCAAGTGTGAGAAACTTGCCAGCAATGGCTTCAGAGAGGCCGGCTCCACCAGTGACAACCCGTCTTCCCCTGAGTTCTTCATGTGA